From Humisphaera borealis, the proteins below share one genomic window:
- a CDS encoding lysophospholipid acyltransferase family protein, with translation MSDSTYRTVVAICYPAFWVSGRPVVIGRKNMPLTGPVILAPTHLSHYDVPLLMAETPRNIDFMSVVEFLSVPFVGRLFTEMNCFFLDRGRVDLKSVRTALDRLKKGRLVSMFPEGHIREFDDSIIHGRPFKPGIARLAYLSGAPVVPCVVLGGDRFKKPSAWLPLMRTRYGVSFGQPLSARAELPEREAVQDLVQRLGDAYPRLYKTLSAAMDRKQLGRTPG, from the coding sequence ATGAGCGATTCCACCTACCGCACAGTCGTCGCCATCTGCTACCCCGCGTTCTGGGTATCGGGCCGTCCCGTCGTCATCGGCCGGAAAAACATGCCGCTGACCGGCCCGGTCATTCTCGCCCCAACCCACCTGAGCCATTACGACGTCCCCCTGCTGATGGCCGAAACGCCGCGCAACATCGACTTCATGAGCGTGGTCGAGTTCCTGAGCGTGCCGTTCGTCGGCCGGCTGTTCACGGAGATGAACTGCTTCTTCCTCGACCGCGGTCGTGTCGATCTGAAGTCCGTCCGCACCGCACTTGACCGGCTGAAAAAGGGTCGGCTGGTGAGCATGTTCCCCGAAGGACACATCCGCGAATTCGACGATTCGATCATCCACGGCAGGCCGTTTAAGCCGGGCATCGCCCGCCTGGCCTACCTGTCAGGCGCACCGGTGGTACCGTGCGTCGTCCTAGGCGGCGACCGATTCAAGAAGCCGTCCGCCTGGCTACCGCTGATGCGTACGCGCTACGGGGTTAGCTTCGGGCAGCCGCTGTCGGCAAGGGCCGAACTGCCGGAGCGTGAAGCGGTTCAGGATCTCGTCCAGCGGCTGGGCGACGCCTACCCGAGGCTCTACAAAACCCTCTCGGCTGCGATGGATCGGAAACAGCTCGGCCGGACGCCCGGCTGA
- a CDS encoding polysaccharide deacetylase family protein, whose amino-acid sequence MTESILIAVASGTAALSGIAAYGTFVPSSQLWGRVILRGPAGGEPSVALTFDDGPTPGPTERVLDILGTAGIKATFFVIGANCRRAPALLQRIYAEGHLVGNHTFDHSHYGSWGMQRYWDRQLRQTDEAIASIIGVRPAMFRPPMGIKQFHTMRAARKGGQQVVGWTRKARDGVATTSAAILDRLAEPTLAGDILLLHDGIEPNSPGRDPQPTIDALPILISRLKDRGLRMQRLDELLQVPGYQAPVPLR is encoded by the coding sequence ATGACCGAATCGATCCTGATCGCCGTCGCCTCGGGTACCGCCGCGCTGAGCGGTATTGCCGCATACGGCACCTTCGTACCCTCAAGCCAGCTCTGGGGACGGGTGATCCTGCGCGGGCCGGCCGGTGGCGAACCATCGGTCGCCCTGACGTTCGACGACGGCCCGACACCTGGGCCAACTGAACGCGTGCTCGATATTCTGGGTACTGCGGGCATCAAGGCGACGTTTTTTGTCATCGGTGCGAACTGTCGCCGGGCACCAGCGCTGCTTCAGCGGATTTATGCCGAGGGGCACCTGGTCGGCAACCACACCTTCGACCATTCCCACTACGGCTCCTGGGGGATGCAGCGCTACTGGGACCGCCAGCTCCGCCAGACCGATGAGGCGATCGCCAGCATCATCGGCGTCAGGCCCGCGATGTTCCGCCCGCCGATGGGCATCAAGCAATTCCACACCATGCGGGCGGCGAGAAAAGGCGGCCAGCAGGTGGTCGGCTGGACGCGCAAGGCCCGCGACGGCGTCGCGACCACTTCGGCCGCCATCCTTGACCGCCTGGCCGAGCCGACGTTAGCCGGCGACATCCTTTTGCTGCACGACGGGATTGAACCCAACTCTCCCGGCCGCGATCCGCAGCCGACGATCGACGCCCTGCCAATACTCATCAGCCGACTGAAAGACCGCGGGCTCAGGATGCAGCGGTTGGACGAACTTCTACAGGTGCCGGGGTATCAAGCGCCGGTGCCGCTTCGCTGA
- a CDS encoding DUF2062 domain-containing protein, with the protein MEFKPVVIAPTYNNAGTLLDVLRRVDAQGVAVIAVNDGSTDSTAAILEQWLDHPGNLPRHIETHEKNRGKAAALRTGFELAKKLGFTHALSIDTDGQLSPEQIPQMFELARANPESLVLGVRDASAADYPWRSRLGRRSANLLIYMESGLRVADSQCGLRVYPLAMPELLKCRAGRYGFETEIIVRAGWAGRSIAEMPALCTYFAGERRVSHFRPWVDSMRAAFMHARLVGRRLLPFGGIRDRVAEAESDAAAPAAPTPHWRRVLNWLSPRDAWRQIRQDRPEGFKRTAAAGGLAIGAFIGCLPLYGLHAILALYGAKRLHLNPLAMVLGTQVACPPVGIVLAMLAVGLGHIVRFGHIPPPQDFAPMWDGWAGFMKLGSWFFIDWAIGSVVVGIGTMFVVFFVADALLRRIPVSEAAPALDTPAPVEVRPTAAS; encoded by the coding sequence ATGGAGTTTAAGCCGGTCGTCATCGCCCCGACCTACAACAACGCCGGCACGCTTCTGGACGTGCTGCGGCGGGTCGACGCGCAGGGCGTCGCCGTGATCGCGGTGAACGACGGCTCGACCGATTCGACGGCGGCGATCCTGGAACAATGGCTCGATCATCCCGGGAATCTCCCGCGGCATATCGAGACGCACGAGAAAAATCGCGGTAAGGCCGCCGCGTTGCGAACCGGATTCGAACTGGCCAAGAAGCTCGGTTTCACGCACGCACTATCGATCGATACCGACGGCCAGCTTTCGCCCGAGCAGATTCCGCAGATGTTCGAGCTGGCACGGGCGAATCCCGAATCACTTGTGCTCGGCGTGCGCGACGCGTCTGCCGCCGACTACCCCTGGCGCAGCCGGCTTGGTCGGCGGTCGGCGAACCTGCTGATCTACATGGAATCGGGCCTGCGCGTCGCCGACAGCCAGTGCGGACTGCGCGTTTACCCGCTGGCGATGCCGGAACTGCTCAAGTGCCGCGCCGGGCGGTACGGGTTTGAGACCGAGATCATCGTCCGCGCGGGTTGGGCGGGGCGGTCGATCGCCGAGATGCCTGCGTTGTGTACCTACTTCGCCGGCGAGCGACGGGTGAGCCACTTTAGGCCGTGGGTGGACTCCATGCGGGCAGCGTTCATGCACGCTCGGCTGGTCGGTCGCCGATTGCTACCGTTCGGCGGCATTCGCGATCGTGTCGCAGAGGCCGAGTCCGATGCCGCCGCGCCTGCCGCGCCGACGCCGCACTGGCGGCGCGTGCTGAACTGGCTCAGCCCGCGCGACGCCTGGCGGCAGATCCGCCAGGACCGCCCCGAGGGCTTCAAGCGCACCGCCGCCGCCGGCGGACTGGCGATTGGTGCGTTCATCGGCTGCCTGCCGCTTTACGGGCTGCACGCGATCCTCGCGTTGTACGGTGCCAAGCGCCTTCATCTCAACCCGCTGGCGATGGTGCTGGGCACACAGGTCGCCTGCCCGCCGGTTGGGATCGTCCTTGCGATGCTCGCTGTCGGCCTGGGGCACATCGTGCGGTTCGGGCACATCCCGCCGCCCCAGGATTTCGCCCCGATGTGGGACGGCTGGGCGGGTTTCATGAAGTTGGGAAGCTGGTTCTTTATCGACTGGGCGATCGGCTCGGTCGTCGTCGGCATCGGCACGATGTTCGTCGTGTTCTTCGTCGCCGATGCGCTGCTTCGGCGGATACCGGTCAGCGAAGCGGCACCGGCGCTTGATACCCCGGCACCTGTAGAAGTTCGTCCAACCGCTGCATCCTGA
- a CDS encoding lysophospholipid acyltransferase family protein, with amino-acid sequence MNLRVLRAHLAERDGPYVLAVSHLSHIEPFIVATSMKRQIDFVARVEFYRYRVLAWTLKKLNAIKVIRQGVAANTVRTALDRLRIGRIVGIFPEGGVTRGEASVCLGGPIKLGAALIACRAGVPIIPCVIVGTHELNRVGPWLPFKRAHAWMAFGEPIAPISPGSTRTSRKAAYAEMGRQVQQGMMSLYRELCDTYDLQGMAGETYAEPATASRPHSPLAPANGNASSAA; translated from the coding sequence ATGAACCTGCGCGTCCTTCGGGCGCACCTCGCCGAACGCGACGGACCGTACGTACTGGCCGTGAGCCATCTCAGTCACATCGAGCCGTTTATCGTCGCAACTTCCATGAAGCGGCAGATCGATTTTGTCGCACGGGTCGAGTTCTATCGCTACCGCGTACTGGCCTGGACGCTAAAGAAGCTCAATGCGATCAAGGTCATCCGCCAGGGCGTCGCGGCCAATACGGTGCGGACCGCCCTTGATAGACTCAGAATCGGCCGCATCGTTGGGATTTTCCCCGAAGGGGGCGTCACCCGGGGTGAGGCGAGCGTGTGTCTCGGCGGGCCGATCAAGCTCGGTGCGGCGCTGATCGCCTGTCGGGCCGGCGTGCCGATCATTCCTTGCGTCATCGTGGGAACTCACGAACTTAACCGCGTCGGACCGTGGCTGCCTTTCAAGCGGGCTCATGCCTGGATGGCGTTCGGAGAGCCCATTGCTCCCATAAGCCCCGGCTCAACCAGGACGAGCCGCAAAGCCGCCTACGCCGAAATGGGACGACAAGTTCAGCAGGGCATGATGTCGCTCTATCGCGAGTTGTGCGATACCTACGACCTGCAAGGGATGGCCGGCGAAACGTACGCCGAACCCGCGACGGCTTCGCGTCCACATTCACCGTTGGCTCCGGCAAACGGCAACGCATCGTCGGCCGCCTGA